The following are encoded in a window of Mycobacteroides chelonae CCUG 47445 genomic DNA:
- a CDS encoding glycosyltransferase 87 family protein produces the protein MTVRRMLWRAAGLWLAVGVVAVLLQHWLIPLNAPNSFGLFSNGGDLMTYRFGGLRVLHGEPLYATEIPDAGWFTYTPFAGLLFAPLGFVPLGTAKVIWFLVNLGALFAIIWRCWRVLGFSADGPLAVACVGMNLVAWDIQPVHGTLWQGQVNLVLAALIIWDLTRPAGARWRGWSVGVASGVKLTAIIFVPYLLISRQWRAAVTAMVTAVGTVVLGWIVLPSDSSDYWLGAVRTTGHIGSLDHPANASIGGALSNIYAPQSMPTWLWVLLAGGAALLGMAAARRAHGDGRELLAVTVVGMVGCVVSPLAWGHHWVWTVPLMVLLVNQILITRGAQRWRWAAVTGVIAAIVSMWWYLVLYVRAMRINPDFGSYITAWDAVIAQMSRGERVFDSAFFPLLFLAVAIWILATRSRPAGTVQ, from the coding sequence GTGACGGTCCGCAGGATGTTGTGGCGGGCGGCTGGCCTGTGGCTGGCGGTCGGCGTGGTGGCGGTGCTGCTACAGCATTGGCTGATACCGCTGAACGCCCCGAACAGCTTCGGACTGTTCAGCAATGGTGGCGATCTGATGACCTACCGGTTCGGGGGTCTGCGGGTTCTGCACGGTGAGCCGTTGTATGCCACAGAGATTCCGGATGCCGGATGGTTCACGTACACCCCGTTCGCAGGATTACTCTTCGCCCCTCTGGGTTTCGTGCCGTTGGGGACGGCGAAGGTTATCTGGTTCCTGGTGAATCTGGGGGCGCTGTTCGCCATCATCTGGCGGTGCTGGCGGGTTCTTGGATTCTCGGCCGATGGTCCGTTGGCTGTCGCATGTGTGGGAATGAACTTGGTGGCCTGGGATATTCAGCCAGTCCATGGAACCTTGTGGCAGGGGCAGGTCAATCTCGTGCTGGCCGCGCTCATCATCTGGGATCTCACGAGGCCGGCGGGTGCGCGGTGGCGTGGTTGGTCGGTGGGTGTGGCCTCGGGGGTCAAACTCACGGCTATCATTTTCGTTCCTTACCTGCTGATCTCCCGGCAGTGGCGGGCGGCGGTGACGGCCATGGTCACGGCGGTGGGTACCGTGGTGCTGGGATGGATTGTGCTGCCTTCGGATTCGTCCGATTACTGGCTGGGTGCGGTGCGTACCACCGGCCACATCGGCTCCCTGGACCATCCTGCCAATGCATCGATAGGTGGTGCACTGTCGAATATCTATGCACCGCAATCGATGCCGACGTGGTTGTGGGTGCTGCTCGCGGGCGGAGCCGCGCTGCTGGGAATGGCCGCCGCCCGCAGAGCACACGGAGACGGGCGGGAGCTACTGGCCGTCACGGTCGTCGGCATGGTCGGCTGTGTGGTGTCTCCGTTGGCATGGGGCCATCACTGGGTGTGGACGGTGCCGTTGATGGTGTTGTTGGTGAACCAGATCCTGATCACTCGTGGTGCCCAGCGGTGGCGGTGGGCGGCGGTGACGGGTGTGATCGCGGCGATCGTGTCTATGTGGTGGTACCTGGTGCTGTACGTCCGCGCGATGCGGATAAACCCCGATTTCGGGTCCTATATCACCGCGTGGGACGCCGTGATCGCACAGATGTCGCGTGGTGAAAGAGTTTTCGACTCGGCCTTCTTTCCGTTGCTGTTCCTTGCGGTGGCCATTTGGATACTGGCAACGCGATCTCGTCCTGCCGGTACCGTGCAGTAA
- a CDS encoding MFS transporter — translation MTRVVLIVLCALQVTMQLYVWIPIHDAVSASYGGHDMTPALSSALFGYAAGFLLFGPVTDRFGRRRVLIAGVPVMALLTLLVPWAPTPVLLGLIRVLQGFAGGAFSPSALSYLGEALPRRTATTAIGAVSTAYLMAGVLGQVMASLITHTWGWQWVFWVGAAGLALNVLPLAFVMREQSSGDPSARVVSGFAAQARLLTRRDIAVPLAAVFVLMLSFVAMYTSLATQLVDALHLPESMGTTIRLAGIPGMLVAPFVGSWVGKVGTETGALVGYSLAAVGLAVEALGADSVPVIIVGSNIFVAGIAIASTAMVTMFGDRAAPRRGAGTALYGFTVFLGASAAPYLAHALGFRPLLGVLVAALIGGAVLVASSRRNASGPVKTTVDIGTQRSPLP, via the coding sequence ATGACGCGGGTTGTCCTGATCGTGCTGTGCGCGCTACAGGTCACCATGCAGCTCTACGTGTGGATTCCGATCCACGATGCCGTATCGGCGTCCTACGGCGGGCACGACATGACGCCCGCCCTGTCCTCGGCTCTCTTCGGTTACGCGGCCGGATTCCTGCTGTTTGGTCCCGTCACCGATCGGTTCGGACGTCGACGTGTGCTGATCGCCGGGGTGCCGGTGATGGCCTTGCTCACCCTTCTGGTGCCGTGGGCCCCCACACCTGTGCTGCTCGGATTGATCCGCGTGCTGCAGGGTTTTGCGGGTGGCGCGTTTTCTCCGTCCGCGCTGAGCTACCTCGGAGAGGCGCTGCCCCGCCGAACGGCAACGACCGCGATCGGTGCGGTATCTACCGCGTATCTGATGGCCGGGGTGCTCGGGCAGGTGATGGCATCCCTTATCACCCACACGTGGGGCTGGCAATGGGTCTTCTGGGTCGGTGCGGCCGGACTCGCGCTGAATGTCCTACCGCTGGCGTTCGTCATGCGGGAGCAGAGCAGCGGCGATCCCTCGGCACGGGTGGTATCCGGTTTCGCCGCGCAAGCCCGTCTACTCACCCGCCGAGACATCGCGGTACCGCTGGCCGCGGTGTTCGTGCTGATGTTGTCGTTCGTGGCGATGTACACCAGCCTGGCGACCCAGTTGGTGGATGCGTTGCACTTGCCTGAATCCATGGGCACCACCATTCGACTGGCAGGCATTCCCGGGATGCTGGTCGCCCCGTTCGTCGGCTCGTGGGTGGGCAAGGTCGGCACCGAAACCGGTGCGTTGGTCGGGTACTCGCTGGCCGCCGTCGGCCTTGCGGTGGAAGCCCTGGGGGCCGACTCCGTTCCCGTCATCATCGTGGGCAGCAATATCTTCGTCGCCGGTATCGCCATCGCATCGACGGCGATGGTCACCATGTTCGGCGATCGGGCGGCGCCCCGGCGCGGTGCCGGTACCGCCCTGTACGGCTTCACGGTTTTTCTCGGCGCCAGCGCTGCGCCCTACCTCGCCCATGCCCTCGGATTCCGGCCCCTGCTCGGGGTGCTGGTGGCGGCGCTGATCGGCGGAGCAGTGCTCGTCGCGAGCTCACGACGGAATGCATCGGGGCCGGTCAAGACGACGGTGGACATAGGCACCCAGCGCAGTCCGCTACCATGA
- a CDS encoding alpha/beta hydrolase, which translates to MPPSGTWVLAELPDYARNNPLYAGPSLIHGWFPAAIQVVAALALVVGLYRRPRSWLRVWVPGAALCGAGTGALAYWYITSQGMADNPPPLMLWIWIGFAAAALVVTFVGWVGARWLRRGVMVLAAPLCLLAALTVLNQWIDYYDTLRLAWAAVTAGPLPGETDMAAVQDLKGKGLTATGRVVPVDIPEDVAGFQHRTEYVYLPPAWFASPAPPKLPVLVMISGAWSTPADWVRQGNAAGAMDRFAQSHDGVSPVLVFVDTGGTFNNDTECVDGPRGNVAAHVTKEVIPYVNSEFETSSNPENWGVAGWSMGGTCAADLVITHPELFHSFIDMAGDLTPNAGTKEQTVERLYGGDERQWALFDTLTALHSHRRYQDVAGWLDVSTTAKIWAGQEQLTGPIAAARLCDAAAPAGIDCAVVRRTGNHDWAYAQEAFAEAFPWIAGRLGTPGVPRAPLPAPNM; encoded by the coding sequence GTGCCGCCGTCGGGGACATGGGTACTGGCCGAGTTGCCTGATTACGCGCGGAACAATCCGCTGTACGCGGGCCCCTCTCTGATCCATGGCTGGTTTCCGGCGGCGATTCAGGTCGTGGCGGCGCTGGCCTTGGTGGTGGGGCTCTATCGCCGACCGCGCAGTTGGCTGCGGGTGTGGGTTCCGGGCGCCGCCCTATGCGGTGCGGGCACAGGCGCGCTGGCGTACTGGTACATCACCTCGCAGGGGATGGCGGATAACCCGCCTCCGCTCATGTTGTGGATCTGGATCGGTTTTGCCGCAGCGGCTTTGGTCGTCACGTTCGTCGGCTGGGTGGGCGCGCGATGGCTGCGCCGCGGAGTGATGGTGCTGGCCGCTCCACTGTGCCTGCTGGCCGCGTTGACCGTACTGAATCAGTGGATCGACTACTACGACACGTTGCGTCTTGCGTGGGCCGCGGTGACCGCCGGTCCATTGCCCGGTGAGACCGATATGGCTGCGGTACAGGATCTGAAGGGTAAGGGCCTCACGGCAACGGGGCGGGTGGTTCCGGTCGACATCCCGGAGGATGTTGCGGGCTTCCAACACCGAACCGAGTACGTCTATCTGCCGCCCGCCTGGTTCGCGAGTCCCGCGCCGCCGAAACTTCCCGTGCTGGTCATGATTTCCGGGGCGTGGTCGACACCGGCCGACTGGGTACGTCAGGGGAACGCCGCCGGAGCCATGGACCGCTTCGCGCAGTCTCATGACGGAGTCAGCCCGGTACTGGTCTTCGTTGATACCGGTGGAACCTTCAACAATGACACCGAATGTGTGGACGGTCCGCGTGGAAACGTGGCCGCTCACGTCACCAAAGAAGTTATTCCATACGTGAATTCGGAATTCGAGACGAGTTCAAACCCTGAGAACTGGGGCGTCGCCGGGTGGTCGATGGGCGGCACGTGCGCGGCCGATCTGGTCATCACCCACCCGGAGCTGTTTCACTCCTTCATCGATATGGCCGGTGACCTCACCCCGAATGCGGGCACCAAGGAGCAGACCGTGGAGCGGCTCTACGGCGGCGACGAAAGGCAATGGGCACTGTTCGACACGCTCACGGCCTTACACAGTCACCGTCGATACCAGGACGTGGCGGGGTGGCTGGACGTCTCGACAACCGCGAAGATCTGGGCGGGGCAGGAGCAGCTCACCGGCCCGATCGCGGCGGCCCGGCTGTGCGACGCGGCGGCGCCCGCGGGGATCGACTGCGCGGTGGTGAGGCGCACCGGCAACCACGATTGGGCGTATGCGCAGGAGGCGTTTGCCGAGGCGTTTCCATGGATCGCCGGTAGGCTCGGAACTCCCGGGGTGCCACGGGCCCCGCTGCCCGCACCTAACATGTGA
- a CDS encoding ATP-dependent DNA ligase, translating into MDLPVIPPIAPMLAKPVAKIPADASYEPKWDGFRSIVFRDGNEVELGSRNEKPLTRYFPELVAAVLAELPPRCVVDGEIVIATESGLDFEALQQRIHPADSRVRLLAEQTPASFIAFDLLALGDEDFTGRPFSERRAALTDALSGAGTSIHLTPATTDPDTAQRWFEEFEGAGTDGLIAKPLAIAYQPDKRVMFKIKPERTADCVVAGYRVHKSGDDAIGSLLLGLYQDDGVLASVGVIGAFPMAERKRLFHELQPLVTALEDHPWNWAAHQAGERTPQKNAGSRWNAGKDLSFVALRPERVVEVRYDHMEGVRFRHTAQFNRWRPDRDPSSCTYEQLERPVAFSLNEIVPGLV; encoded by the coding sequence ATGGACCTGCCCGTCATTCCTCCTATCGCGCCAATGCTTGCGAAACCTGTCGCGAAAATCCCGGCCGACGCGTCATACGAGCCCAAGTGGGATGGGTTCAGGTCGATCGTCTTTCGCGACGGCAACGAGGTGGAGCTGGGCAGTCGCAACGAAAAGCCGCTAACCCGGTACTTCCCGGAGCTGGTGGCAGCCGTGCTGGCCGAGCTGCCGCCGCGGTGCGTTGTCGACGGGGAGATCGTGATCGCCACCGAATCCGGGCTGGACTTCGAGGCGCTGCAGCAGCGGATTCATCCGGCCGATTCCCGGGTGCGGCTGCTGGCTGAGCAGACGCCCGCCTCATTCATCGCTTTCGACCTGCTCGCGCTGGGTGACGAGGACTTCACCGGACGACCGTTCAGCGAGCGCCGTGCCGCCCTGACGGATGCGCTGTCCGGGGCCGGCACCTCGATTCATCTCACCCCCGCCACCACCGATCCCGACACGGCACAGCGCTGGTTCGAGGAGTTCGAGGGTGCCGGAACCGACGGCCTCATCGCGAAACCACTGGCGATCGCCTACCAGCCCGACAAACGGGTGATGTTCAAGATCAAACCCGAGCGCACCGCCGATTGCGTGGTGGCCGGATATCGGGTGCACAAGTCCGGTGATGACGCCATCGGATCGCTGCTGCTCGGCCTGTACCAGGACGACGGTGTGTTGGCCTCGGTCGGTGTGATCGGCGCGTTTCCGATGGCCGAACGCAAGCGGCTCTTCCACGAGCTGCAACCGCTCGTCACTGCCCTGGAGGATCACCCCTGGAACTGGGCGGCTCATCAGGCCGGTGAACGCACTCCGCAGAAGAACGCCGGCTCACGCTGGAATGCCGGCAAGGACCTCTCGTTTGTCGCGCTGCGCCCCGAACGGGTGGTGGAGGTCCGCTATGACCACATGGAGGGCGTGCGGTTTCGCCACACCGCCCAATTCAACCGCTGGCGCCCGGATCGCGATCCGTCTTCCTGCACCTATGAACAGCTCGAACGGCCAGTTGCGTTTAGTCTCAACGAGATTGTTCCGGGCCTGGTGTGA
- a CDS encoding SRPBCC family protein: protein MSLFEIETSAFCTASPDELYALVSDLPESGRWSPECIGGQWISGEPGQVGARFRGNNNRATDVVAWAPVVRGGWQTESEIVAAEAPKQFSWSILNRSGELQESVWSYFVDAAEGGSILRHHYRMGRPTEGITEIMSHLDEEGKERFVREWGDKLRVDMQATVDAISRITEEASITQKAGVSQ from the coding sequence GTGAGCCTCTTCGAAATCGAAACCAGCGCCTTCTGCACCGCCTCCCCCGACGAGCTGTACGCATTGGTCAGTGACCTCCCCGAGAGTGGTCGCTGGAGCCCTGAATGCATTGGTGGACAATGGATATCAGGCGAGCCGGGCCAGGTTGGCGCCCGCTTCCGTGGAAACAACAACCGTGCGACCGACGTCGTCGCCTGGGCGCCCGTAGTGCGCGGCGGTTGGCAGACCGAAAGCGAGATTGTGGCGGCCGAAGCGCCGAAGCAATTCAGCTGGTCGATCCTGAACCGTTCCGGTGAGCTACAGGAGAGCGTCTGGAGCTACTTCGTCGACGCTGCCGAGGGCGGATCGATCCTGCGGCACCACTACCGGATGGGCAGGCCCACCGAGGGCATCACCGAAATCATGTCGCACCTCGACGAAGAGGGTAAGGAACGCTTTGTCCGCGAATGGGGCGACAAACTCCGTGTCGATATGCAGGCCACCGTGGACGCCATCTCGCGTATCACCGAGGAAGCCAGTATTACCCAGAAAGCCGGAGTATCCCAATGA
- the ligD gene encoding non-homologous end-joining DNA ligase, translating to MPTPAEELDVDGIAVRLSNPDKVYFPQLGADGGTKRHLAEYYRTVALGPMMNAVRERPTHLQRFPDGIDGEEIYQKRLPKHYPDYLDSCEVTFPSGRTAEVLRVTTPAAIVWAAQMGTVTLHPWQVRYPDLDHPDELRIDLDPQPGTGFDEAKSVALDVLRPLLDELGFVAYPKTSGGRGIHIYLRIETRWDFIEVRRAGIALAREVERRAPRQVTTSWWKEERGERIFIDFNQNARDRTMASAYSVRRTPIATVSTPLTWEELADAEPDDFTIATVPDLLRKRPDPMSDMDDAPQSIEPLLEMVERDEANGLGDMPYPPNYPKMPGEPKRVQPSRDTDRKQ from the coding sequence ATGCCCACGCCCGCCGAGGAACTGGATGTCGACGGCATCGCCGTCCGGCTGAGCAACCCTGACAAGGTGTACTTCCCTCAGTTGGGGGCTGATGGCGGCACCAAGCGGCATCTCGCCGAGTACTACCGCACGGTCGCGCTCGGCCCGATGATGAACGCGGTGCGGGAGCGTCCCACGCATCTGCAGCGCTTCCCCGACGGCATCGATGGCGAGGAGATCTACCAAAAGCGCCTGCCCAAGCACTATCCGGATTACCTGGACAGCTGTGAGGTGACGTTTCCGTCCGGCCGCACCGCCGAGGTCCTGCGGGTGACCACGCCCGCCGCGATCGTGTGGGCGGCGCAGATGGGCACGGTGACGTTGCATCCGTGGCAGGTGCGATATCCCGATCTTGACCACCCGGACGAGCTGCGTATCGATTTGGACCCGCAGCCGGGTACCGGATTCGACGAAGCCAAGTCGGTGGCGCTTGATGTGCTGCGTCCACTACTGGATGAGCTGGGGTTTGTCGCCTATCCGAAAACTTCCGGCGGCCGCGGCATCCATATCTATCTGCGCATCGAGACCCGCTGGGATTTCATCGAGGTGCGCCGTGCCGGAATCGCGCTGGCCCGTGAGGTGGAACGGCGCGCACCCCGGCAGGTGACAACCTCGTGGTGGAAGGAAGAACGCGGCGAGCGCATCTTCATCGACTTCAATCAGAACGCGCGTGATCGCACCATGGCATCGGCCTACTCGGTGCGGCGCACGCCGATCGCCACCGTTTCCACGCCGTTGACGTGGGAAGAACTCGCCGACGCCGAGCCCGACGACTTCACCATCGCGACCGTGCCCGACCTGCTCCGGAAACGTCCGGACCCCATGTCGGATATGGATGATGCGCCGCAGTCCATCGAGCCGCTGCTTGAGATGGTAGAACGGGACGAGGCAAACGGACTGGGCGATATGCCCTACCCGCCGAACTACCCGAAGATGCCGGGAGAACCGAAACGCGTTCAGCCGTCCCGGGATACCGATAGGAAGCAGTAG
- a CDS encoding NADPH:quinone reductase, producing the protein MRAAYIEQRGPAENIRYGTLPEPVISPDEVLVKVDAVAVNPVDTFVRSGSYPTVIPLPFVVGRDLVGTVAQPSGGFRAGDRVWCTSLGYDGRQGATAEFAAVPVDRLYGLPADVDPLAAVAVAHPASTAYLATAEYGEIKAGETVLIVGAGGNVGSAAVALAARSGATVIAVASSRSRDRCLQLGAHEVHDYAADWVPLVSKTHHGAIDIYVDTSGVNDVVAAVDLLAPHGRIVLISGDGTPQTQRPVPLGPLYRKSGSIRGFVMSRASTHQLATAAQRMADLLTEGELVPNAIDLMQFSEAARAHRRIETEVMGGTRLVLLPA; encoded by the coding sequence ATGCGCGCCGCCTACATCGAGCAGCGGGGACCAGCCGAGAACATCCGGTACGGCACGCTTCCCGAACCCGTCATCTCGCCCGATGAAGTGCTCGTCAAGGTCGACGCGGTTGCGGTCAACCCAGTAGATACCTTTGTGCGTTCGGGCTCGTACCCCACCGTGATTCCACTGCCGTTTGTGGTGGGACGCGACCTGGTGGGTACGGTCGCGCAGCCGTCCGGGGGATTTCGGGCCGGTGATCGGGTGTGGTGCACAAGCCTCGGATATGACGGACGGCAAGGTGCCACAGCGGAATTCGCCGCAGTTCCAGTGGACAGGTTGTACGGGTTACCCGCGGATGTAGACCCGCTGGCGGCCGTCGCGGTGGCACACCCCGCCTCTACCGCCTACCTGGCGACCGCCGAGTACGGCGAGATCAAGGCAGGGGAGACGGTGCTTATCGTCGGCGCCGGGGGAAACGTGGGGTCCGCGGCCGTCGCCCTGGCGGCGCGATCCGGCGCCACAGTGATCGCGGTGGCATCGTCGCGGAGCCGGGACAGATGCCTGCAACTGGGCGCACACGAGGTGCATGACTACGCCGCCGACTGGGTACCGCTGGTCAGCAAGACCCATCACGGCGCGATCGACATCTACGTTGACACCTCGGGTGTCAACGACGTTGTCGCGGCGGTGGATCTGCTTGCACCGCATGGTCGAATCGTCCTGATATCGGGTGATGGAACTCCGCAGACACAGCGGCCAGTCCCACTCGGGCCGCTGTACCGCAAGAGTGGGTCCATTCGCGGGTTTGTCATGTCCAGGGCCTCGACCCACCAACTCGCCACCGCGGCCCAACGCATGGCCGACTTGCTCACCGAGGGCGAGCTTGTTCCGAATGCCATTGACTTGATGCAATTTTCGGAGGCCGCGAGGGCTCATCGGCGTATCGAGACCGAAGTCATGGGCGGCACCCGCCTCGTTTTGCTTCCTGCCTGA
- a CDS encoding AMP-binding protein, which translates to MILQRIGNRGIKLGALFERAARKHPSNTLTLDHRPSLAPQLEGTSTIAQVAAAVDDIGRRLRAAGVAPGDKLVIHKSDGFDITLAACAAARIGAVPVLLSPKLDGPTVATLIGRVGNPTLLTDAAKLDGDLAGQPIAELTSRVLLAEGEHPQAVTLSGLTPAAAAPAVVPSPHDPALITHTSGTTGVPKLAVHTNFTFEARYRPQAAVAALVRRREPLVIHVSFVHSRLVTALAIAILRGFPVVVLVDDEPEHAAEIFLRVKPGILEAHPNTFINWEVLADDPRRPLASVKYFSSTFDAIHPRTVRTLLAATQRRRPLFGQLYGQSEVGPIVARGFSRLRSADSDGRCVGYPFPGMTDVRIVSRNGQPPSAENPGYIEVRTDGRIRTYLGEQDRYDKQLDDGWWRMGDVGYRTRWGCIHLLDREVDLIDGFGSTLAAEDRLFLAVDELTEVIIVAGPGGLAQPVVCTKNDVPLNLNAWDAAAAQLPPMAPPLHLRLDELPQTATTKIKRLELSARIGAGAI; encoded by the coding sequence ATGATTCTGCAGCGCATCGGAAACCGCGGTATCAAGCTCGGTGCGCTCTTCGAGCGCGCGGCACGTAAGCATCCCTCCAACACGCTGACCCTGGACCATCGACCTTCGCTGGCCCCGCAACTGGAAGGCACGTCGACCATCGCTCAGGTGGCGGCGGCTGTTGACGACATCGGCCGGCGGCTACGTGCCGCCGGTGTCGCGCCGGGAGACAAGCTGGTTATCCATAAGTCCGACGGTTTCGACATCACACTGGCGGCCTGTGCCGCGGCCCGCATCGGTGCGGTGCCGGTTCTGTTGTCCCCCAAACTCGATGGCCCGACGGTAGCGACCCTCATTGGCCGCGTCGGCAATCCCACCCTGCTTACCGATGCCGCCAAACTGGATGGCGACTTGGCGGGGCAGCCCATCGCCGAGCTCACCTCCCGCGTGCTGCTCGCCGAAGGCGAGCATCCCCAGGCTGTGACGCTGTCGGGACTCACACCCGCCGCGGCCGCACCCGCCGTCGTACCCAGCCCGCACGACCCCGCACTCATCACCCACACCTCCGGCACCACCGGGGTGCCAAAGCTTGCCGTGCACACCAACTTCACCTTCGAGGCGCGGTATCGGCCACAGGCCGCCGTGGCGGCCCTGGTACGCCGCCGCGAACCCCTGGTCATTCATGTTTCCTTCGTACATTCACGCCTGGTGACGGCGCTGGCCATCGCGATTCTTCGCGGCTTCCCCGTGGTGGTGCTGGTCGACGACGAACCCGAGCACGCCGCGGAGATCTTCCTGCGGGTAAAGCCGGGAATCCTTGAGGCCCACCCGAACACATTTATCAACTGGGAAGTGCTGGCCGACGATCCGCGGCGGCCGCTGGCCTCGGTCAAGTACTTCAGCAGCACCTTCGATGCCATTCACCCGCGCACCGTGCGTACCCTGCTGGCGGCTACGCAGCGCCGGCGCCCGCTCTTCGGGCAGCTCTACGGTCAAAGTGAGGTGGGGCCGATCGTCGCACGTGGCTTCAGTCGCCTGCGCTCTGCCGATTCCGATGGACGGTGCGTTGGCTACCCGTTCCCGGGCATGACCGATGTGCGGATCGTGTCGCGCAATGGGCAGCCGCCTTCAGCGGAGAACCCCGGTTACATCGAGGTGCGCACCGATGGGCGAATCCGTACTTACCTCGGCGAGCAAGATCGTTACGACAAGCAACTCGACGACGGTTGGTGGCGGATGGGCGATGTCGGCTACCGCACCCGTTGGGGCTGCATCCACCTACTGGACCGTGAGGTCGACCTCATCGACGGCTTCGGCAGCACCCTGGCCGCCGAGGATCGCCTGTTCCTGGCGGTGGATGAACTCACCGAGGTAATCATCGTCGCCGGCCCCGGCGGGCTCGCGCAACCGGTCGTGTGCACGAAAAACGATGTGCCACTTAACCTTAATGCATGGGACGCGGCAGCGGCTCAGTTACCGCCGATGGCTCCGCCGTTGCATCTGCGTCTTGACGAGCTGCCGCAAACAGCGACCACCAAAATCAAGAGACTGGAATTGTCGGCGCGGATCGGCGCGGGGGCCATCTGA
- the gluQRS gene encoding tRNA glutamyl-Q(34) synthetase GluQRS, producing the protein MIGAGRFAPSPSGDLHIGNLRTALLAWLLARSTGRRFLMRVEDLDTRTSSTVAQRQLADLAAIGLEWDVPVVWQSDRNTAYDAVLAELQSRGQLYECYCSRKDIAQAPTAPHSPPGAYPGTCRNLSESQRAQRRVARSERPPALRLRAESSAVTVQDALHGEYTGLVDDFVVRRGDGVIAYNVAVVIDDHAQGIDQVVRGDDLLTSAPRQAYLAALLGYPVPAYAHVPLVLNTRGARLAKRDGAVTVADLGAQRTFDLICDSLGYQAASAAELLGQFDARRIPHDPWIYPG; encoded by the coding sequence GTGATCGGCGCCGGACGATTCGCGCCGAGCCCTTCCGGTGACCTACACATAGGCAACCTGCGCACGGCATTGTTGGCGTGGTTACTGGCACGCTCGACCGGCCGCAGGTTCCTCATGCGGGTGGAAGACCTGGACACCCGTACCAGCTCCACCGTGGCGCAGCGCCAACTGGCCGACCTCGCCGCGATCGGTCTGGAGTGGGATGTACCCGTGGTCTGGCAGTCGGATCGAAACACCGCCTACGACGCGGTGTTGGCGGAACTGCAATCTCGCGGTCAACTATACGAATGTTATTGCAGCAGAAAAGATATCGCCCAGGCGCCCACGGCACCACACTCGCCACCCGGCGCATACCCGGGCACCTGCCGAAACCTCTCGGAATCTCAGCGCGCACAGCGCCGCGTGGCCCGCTCCGAACGCCCACCCGCACTTCGACTACGCGCGGAGAGCTCTGCCGTCACCGTGCAGGATGCGCTACATGGTGAATACACCGGCCTGGTAGACGATTTCGTGGTACGCCGCGGCGACGGTGTGATCGCCTACAACGTCGCGGTGGTGATCGACGACCACGCCCAGGGCATCGATCAGGTGGTGCGCGGCGATGATCTGCTGACCTCCGCGCCCCGCCAGGCCTACCTTGCTGCGCTGCTGGGCTACCCGGTGCCGGCGTACGCCCATGTTCCGCTGGTTTTGAACACCAGGGGCGCGCGGCTGGCCAAACGCGATGGCGCGGTGACCGTCGCCGATCTGGGTGCGCAGCGGACCTTCGATTTGATATGCGACTCACTCGGATACCAGGCCGCCAGTGCCGCGGAACTACTGGGACAGTTCGACGCGCGGCGCATCCCACACGACCCGTGGATATACCCGGGCTGA